AATATCAACGAAAAAATGGTTTTCAATCAGTTTTTTGCCTTCGCTATCGCTCAGACTAAAAAAATGATTGAAAATTGCCTTACATCCCCATGCCTAAAGGCAGGGGCTTTACGGCAAAGTTTGTAAAACAAATAAAATATGCGAATCCGGAGTTAAAATTGAATTCCTAAATCAATGGGACTATCATTATATTTTTCTAAAAAAATTTGACGACTCACTGATTTTATTACTCTCCGGAAATTCAACTCCGGATTCACATTAAAATATAAAATATTATATCCAAATCTACTTTAACACAAAAAATTATTATAAGTTTTCTTTTTTCGTGCTTTTTTTTATAATTTTTGGTAACACGCAATAAATTTTGTATTTTTTTAAAACTGAGAAACCATGATCGTTTAATAATTTTATTTAATTATTCTCAATAAGGTGATATTTTTAGTATGGATGCGAATCTAATCAATCCCTTTATTAAAGCTACTATTGAAGTTCTTACTACAATGGCTTCAGTAAAACCAATTCCTAAAAAACCATATTTAAAAAAGGATGCTGTCGCAACAGGTGATGTTAGTAGCGTAGTAGGATTAACTGGAGCAAAAAATGGAACTGTTTCAATTAGTTTTGAAGAAAATTGCATTTTAAAAATTGTATCAAATATGTTTAATGAAGAAATGACAGAATTAAACCATGATGTAGCGGACGCTGTTGGGGAAATATTTAATATGATTTCTGGTCAAGCACGGCAAGATTTAGAGTCGATTGGATATTTATTCCACGGTTCAATACCTTCTATTTTTACAAAAAAAGGGCATGAGATAATTCATATTACTGAAGGACCTAAAATAGCTGTGCCATTCACAACTCCTGATGGAGCATTTACTTTAGAGGTATGTTTTGAAAAATAAGTAAGTATAGGCGATATCGCATTAAGTTAACTTCCATTGAACAAACAAATATAAACAGCAACCTATGAAAGTTAACTTAATGCAAAATTTTAAACTCGAAGAAATTTATTTGCGTTATCGATCAAAGATTCAGCTTCATCCCGAGAATTAACATAATTAACCTGATAATTGCTCTGTAAATTCCGTTCAGCTTTTCCAAAAAGAGCCGCTATCTGTTTTAAAGCATCTTCTCCAGTCGGCACAATTAAGACAATCCGCTTTAACCCCATCTTTTTCAAAGAATAGGTTAATTTTTTTAAATGAAATTTTACTCGATTATCACAATTTAAATCAAATTCAGAAACGTCATTAATAAAATCAAACCCTACCCGCAAATTTGGGATTATAGAAATTACATTATTTGTTGCAGACTTTGCTGAACTTGCATCAAATATTCCTTTTAATTTTAAATATAAGAGGTTTCTTTTTTCATCTATATCTGTTTCCCAAGACGATTTTCCTCTTTTTCCTGATTTATTAAGAGGTGGTCTTCTTTTCAAAATAGAATCCAGATGTTTTATTCTTTCCTCTCCTCTTTGTATTTCTATTTCTAACCTTTCAATTTCACGTACAAGAAAAGGAACAGCTTTAAGAGCGATATCAACATCTTTTATATCAACATAGCTTTTATTCTTAAATCTTCGTTTTATTTCATTAATTTCCATTTATTTTAGACTATGAGGCTAATAAAAAATAATATATTATAAACTCTCTTTTTTAGCGCTTACGTTAGCTTCAGTACCTGCTTGATCTTCAGTATCAATTTCTATTTTTTCCTTCAAATCATCTTCACGAATTATATTATCAGTAGTACTTTTTTCGTCTATTTCATCTTTTACTCGATCAAATTTAATCTTATTTACTTCATCTTTGCCTGTAACAAACTCTACTAAGGCCATAGGCGCTGCATCTGTAGATCGATAACCTATCTTGATTACCCGTGTATATCCTCCATTTATATTCTTAAACTGGCTAACCTCTTCATTAAAAAGTTTATGAACAACTCCCTTTTCTCTAATAATCGATAAAGCTCTTCTCCTTGAATGAAGATCTCCTTTTTTAGCAAGGGTTATTATTCTATCAGCCCATCTTATAAGTTCCTTAGCTTTTATTTTAGTAGTTTTTATTCTTTTATACTTAAAAAGCGAGGTAACCATATTTCTGAACATAGCTTTTCTATGACTGCCCGTTCTTCCTAATTTTAATGTTGCTTTTCTATGTCTCATATAAAACTATTCTCCTTCCTCTTCCTCAAGCGTCTCTTTTACATCCTCAAACCCTTCTAACTTCATACCTAAAGATAAGCCCATTTCATTCAAAACTTCTTTTATCTCGTTTAATGATTTTCGTCCAAAATTTTTAGTTTTCAGCATTTCATTTTCAGTTTTTTGAACTAACTGATAAATTTTATGAATATTCGCATTTTTTAAACAATTTGCACTTCTAACTGAAAGTTCAAGTTCATCTACATTTCTAAACAAATTCTCATTAACTGATTGAACTTTAATTTCAGATTCTCGCATTTCAGGCTCAGGCTCTAGCTTTTCATCAAAATTTATAAAAATTGATAACTGCTCTTTCAAAATTTTTGACGAATATGCAACAGCATCTGATGGAGAAATACTGCCATCTGTCCAAACCTCTAAAGTAAGCTTATCATAGTCTGTTCTTTGTCCAAAACGTGAAGTTCCTACAATATAGTTAACTTTTTTAATTGGAGAAAACACAGCGTCAATCGGGATAGTACCAATTGGTGAGTCTTCATCTTTATTTGCTTCCGCTAAAGAGTAGCTCTTCCCAACCGCAACTGTCATTATCAATTTTAAATCAGCATTGTCTGAAAGTGTTGCTATATGTAAGTCAGGATTCAAAATTTCAACTCTGCCGTCATCACTGATAATATCACGAGCTTTTACAACTTTCTCTCCTTTTGCATCAATTCTAAGGGTCCTCGTCTCTCGATCTTTAACCCTCATCCTTACTTCTTTTAAATTCAAAATTAACTCGGAAACATCTTCCAAAACCCCTGGAACACTACTAAATTCATGCTTAACTATATCATTTTCAAATTTCAAAGATACAATAGCAGCTCCATACAAGGAAGAAAGAATTATTCGCCTGAGAGAATTACCTATAGTAATTCCAAAACCTCTTTCTAAAGGTTCACACACAAATCGTCCATATTTGTCGTTACCTTCAAATTGTATTTTTTCCGGTTTGATTGTTTCTCGCCAATTTATATACATTAAGTCATTGTTTGACATTACACTTTCTCCACATTTATCGGAAGATGATATTCAGGGAATCTTTTAAACAATGATTAAAAAAATTACTTTGAATAAAGTTCTACGATTAGTTGTTCTTGAATAGGTGTGGTTATATCTTCTCTATTAGGTAAAACCTTTATAATAGCCTTGTAATTCTGCTTATCAAAATCAATCCAACCTGGAACTATTCTTCTTGCAGTGGTTTCCATAGATTCGTTTATGATTCCAATTTTTCTCTTCGTTTCTTTAACTTCAACTATATCCCCAATTTTAACCGAAAAAGATGGTATATTCGCCTTTCTTCCATTTACAAGAAAGCAATCATGAGCCACCATTTGGCGAGCTTGAATACGAGATATTGCAAATCCAGCTCGATATACAACATTATCTAACCTTCGTTCGAGAAGACAAAGTAAATTTGTCCCAGTAATTCCCTTTTGTCTTTCAGCTTTATAAAAAAATAATCTAAACTGTTTTTCGGACATTCCATATATTCTTTTAACTTTTTGCTTTTCCCTTAATTGTACGCCATAATCACTAAATTTGCCTCTTCTTTGACCATGTTGTCCTGGAGAATAGCCATGCTTTTCAAAAGCACATTTACTAGACTGACATCTATCTCCCTTTAAAAACAACTTCATATTTTCCCTTCTACAAAGCCTACAAACAGCTCCAATATATCTTGCCAAAAATACCTCCTCTTTATCAAAGAAATTAATAAAAAATCTAATACAATAATATGATATTTTAAACTCTTCTTCTTTTAGGTGGCCTGCACCCATTATGAGGAATTGGTGTAACATCTTTTATTACTAACACATTAAATCCCGCTGATTGCAACGCCCTGAGAGCAGACTCACGACCAGCACCAGGTCCTTTAACATAAACTTCTACATTCCTCATTCCATGCTCCATTGCTTTCTTCGCTGCATCCTCTGCTGCTAATTGAGCAGCAAAAGGAGTACTCTTTCTTGAGCCTTTAAATCCTTGAACACCAGAACTTGACCATGAAACAACATTTCCCGTCGTATCACTTATACTTACGATTGTATTATTAAACGTCGACTGAATATGAACTACACCATTAGGAATATTTTTTTTTATTTTCTTTTTTATCTTACTCCGTTTTGCCATTTCAATATACCTTTTCCCAATATTTATAATTATTTCTTTTTAGCGCCGGCTTTTTTCTTAATTGCTGCCCTTCTTGGTCCTTTTCTCGTTCTTGCATTTGTTCTTGTTCTCTGTCCTCTAACTGGCAAACCTTTTCTATGACGCAACCCACGGTAGCACCCTAGATCCATAAGCCTTTTTATATTCATAGCGATTTCTGATCTTAATTCGCCCTCTACTTTGAATTCATCATCTATAAATTTTCTTATCTGATTTACTTCACCATCCGATAATTGATCAGAGCTTTTATTTGGATCAATATTCAGATTAGACAAGATAGTCTGTGATCGACTTCTTCCTATTCCATAAATATATGTTAAACCTATCTCAATTCTCTTATTTTTTGGTAAATCAACACCTGCAATTCGAGCCAAGTCTTTATCCTCCTCTAACCCTGTTTTTGTTTATGGCGTTTATTAATACAAACTATTCGTAATACACCTCTACGGCGCACAAATTTACACTTGCTACAAATTTTTTTTACTGATGCTCGCACTTTCATTTTTCACCTTTCATCATTTTGCACGATATGTTATTCGCCCTCTCGATAAATCATACGGCGAAAGTTCAACTGTTACAGTGTCTCCTGGTAAAATTTTAATAAAATGCATCCTCATCTTGCCAGATATATGAGCCAAAATCTGATGCTTATTTTCCAGCTCAACTTTGAACATCGCATTTGGCAATGTCTCAATAACTTTTCCTTGCACACTTATCGGCTCTTCTTTGGCCATAAAAAAATGCTCCTAAACTTTTATCTTCCCCGACTTCGGAATCCACCTTTTTTTAAAAAACCCTCGTAATGTCGAGTAAGAACATGAGACTCGATTTGAGCTATAGTATCAATCGCTACCCCAACTACTATAAGCAACGCCGTACCTCCAAAATAAAATGGGACATTAAATTTTGAAATAAGGACAGAAGGCAATACACATATTAATGACACATAACAAGCTCCACCAAGAGTTATACGAGTCAAAACTTTATCAATATAATCCGCTGTTGATTTGCCGGGCCTTATTCCTGGGATGTAGCCTCCATTTTTCTTCATATTCTCAGCAACATCACTTGGATTAAAAGTAACCGCCGTATAAAAATAACAAAAGAAAAATATAAAAACTACAAAAACTAATTCATATATAAAACTACCAGGCCTTAAAAATTCTTCAATACCTTTCATGAAAGGTATAAAGCTAGCCAATGTTGCGGGAAACATAATAATTGATGACGCAAAAATAGGGGGAATGACTCCAGAAGTATTAATTTTCAATGGAAGATGTGTATTCTGTCCTCCAAAAATTTTACGCCCGACTATTCTCTTAGCATAATGAACAGGGATCCTTCTTTGCCCCTGTTCAACAAAAATGATAAAGCCTACAACAGCAAGCATGAAAACAACTAAAACTAATACAGTAAATATTTTAATTTCACCCAAAGAAAGCTGTTGCAATGTATTCCCCATCGCATTAGGCAAACGCGCAATGATACCAGCAAAAATAATTAATGAGATCCCATTTCCGATCCCTTTCTCCGTTATTTGTTCACCCAACCACATAATAAATGATGTACCCGCCGTTAAAGTAAGAACGGTCATAATTTTGAAGCCAATACCTGGAGTA
This window of the Desulfobacterales bacterium genome carries:
- the rpsM gene encoding 30S ribosomal protein S13 — protein: MARIAGVDLPKNKRIEIGLTYIYGIGRSRSQTILSNLNIDPNKSSDQLSDGEVNQIRKFIDDEFKVEGELRSEIAMNIKRLMDLGCYRGLRHRKGLPVRGQRTRTNARTRKGPRRAAIKKKAGAKKK
- the rpmJ gene encoding 50S ribosomal protein L36: MKVRASVKKICSKCKFVRRRGVLRIVCINKRHKQKQG
- the rpsD gene encoding 30S ribosomal protein S4; this translates as MARYIGAVCRLCRRENMKLFLKGDRCQSSKCAFEKHGYSPGQHGQRRGKFSDYGVQLREKQKVKRIYGMSEKQFRLFFYKAERQKGITGTNLLCLLERRLDNVVYRAGFAISRIQARQMVAHDCFLVNGRKANIPSFSVKIGDIVEVKETKRKIGIINESMETTARRIVPGWIDFDKQNYKAIIKVLPNREDITTPIQEQLIVELYSK
- a CDS encoding chemotaxis protein CheX; the encoded protein is MDANLINPFIKATIEVLTTMASVKPIPKKPYLKKDAVATGDVSSVVGLTGAKNGTVSISFEENCILKIVSNMFNEEMTELNHDVADAVGEIFNMISGQARQDLESIGYLFHGSIPSIFTKKGHEIIHITEGPKIAVPFTTPDGAFTLEVCFEK
- the rpsK gene encoding 30S ribosomal protein S11 produces the protein MAKRSKIKKKIKKNIPNGVVHIQSTFNNTIVSISDTTGNVVSWSSSGVQGFKGSRKSTPFAAQLAAEDAAKKAMEHGMRNVEVYVKGPGAGRESALRALQSAGFNVLVIKDVTPIPHNGCRPPKRRRV
- a CDS encoding DNA-directed RNA polymerase subunit alpha gives rise to the protein MSNNDLMYINWRETIKPEKIQFEGNDKYGRFVCEPLERGFGITIGNSLRRIILSSLYGAAIVSLKFENDIVKHEFSSVPGVLEDVSELILNLKEVRMRVKDRETRTLRIDAKGEKVVKARDIISDDGRVEILNPDLHIATLSDNADLKLIMTVAVGKSYSLAEANKDEDSPIGTIPIDAVFSPIKKVNYIVGTSRFGQRTDYDKLTLEVWTDGSISPSDAVAYSSKILKEQLSIFINFDEKLEPEPEMRESEIKVQSVNENLFRNVDELELSVRSANCLKNANIHKIYQLVQKTENEMLKTKNFGRKSLNEIKEVLNEMGLSLGMKLEGFEDVKETLEEEEGE
- the infA gene encoding translation initiation factor IF-1; translated protein: MAKEEPISVQGKVIETLPNAMFKVELENKHQILAHISGKMRMHFIKILPGDTVTVELSPYDLSRGRITYRAK
- the rplQ gene encoding 50S ribosomal protein L17; protein product: MRHRKATLKLGRTGSHRKAMFRNMVTSLFKYKRIKTTKIKAKELIRWADRIITLAKKGDLHSRRRALSIIREKGVVHKLFNEEVSQFKNINGGYTRVIKIGYRSTDAAPMALVEFVTGKDEVNKIKFDRVKDEIDEKSTTDNIIREDDLKEKIEIDTEDQAGTEANVSAKKESL
- the secY gene encoding preprotein translocase subunit SecY gives rise to the protein MIGNGYQNIFRIPELKRRIIYSLLLLAVYRVGVHVPTPGIDAVALEKVFEAYKHGILAIFNMFSGGALERLSVFALGIMPYISASIIIQLLTVVIPALERLSKEGEQGRKKITQYTRYGTIGLSVIQGFGISVGLESMGTVITPGIGFKIMTVLTLTAGTSFIMWLGEQITEKGIGNGISLIIFAGIIARLPNAMGNTLQQLSLGEIKIFTVLVLVVFMLAVVGFIIFVEQGQRRIPVHYAKRIVGRKIFGGQNTHLPLKINTSGVIPPIFASSIIMFPATLASFIPFMKGIEEFLRPGSFIYELVFVVFIFFFCYFYTAVTFNPSDVAENMKKNGGYIPGIRPGKSTADYIDKVLTRITLGGACYVSLICVLPSVLISKFNVPFYFGGTALLIVVGVAIDTIAQIESHVLTRHYEGFLKKGGFRSRGR